In the Malassezia vespertilionis chromosome 1, complete sequence genome, one interval contains:
- a CDS encoding uncharacterized protein (BUSCO:EOG09260FPA; EggNog:ENOG503NW2M; COG:D): MADVDARIELEARIRDGARSMLHQLDVEGTGSEMLKSQILHELQVAEKQLITLQARKDALQQDLAELKASGYFRPRAVRAIRGLEDLNRAESPFSLPYVGSDGETYGRVVRMSKVLVRILSILGGQRSMRQAENAPPVPPPRGAAQSQARIMAFMVRMLQTYPRLRHEISNDSCIVPILTEAVARGSNDHVRGYAWLLLRYILCASVLAEPHVNVLSLFLGCALLREDKRGFEREQALKFVRTLLSLLPEAHALVTPGIVRILVAIAEAPADPLRLAAVETLAELALLDTPLAASTSALRPIWQAICVGPPARSCALVQCLLGLLDRPATRQYICPGMDLEAALASYASNKSEHDVSQCVALQLILSWQGFSYLCMNGGAALRTLLDALRLGNESVRASILELLLSLFQPAVLSARDDRPKRTRPPPIPLLRVQDQYLGLVLQIMLDHGLMPALVATVQHTTSLRDTAAYTLVLVLRFARRILPRESVALLAFPSLVHAACHGTDDQLSAKMALLSIDAMDARLPKEATDGAPPDPCFDVGLDDLQFRAMIRDSSVTREYTTWNLEVMCELLGGPLQSAKRFEEAAQSTKFIRRLLSFFRPSHQQYVSLRNSEANKKWTALGIQLFRVLLMHAEGRSMLMEDAFLVELRDAFDQLVLNTPDALFNERTMHSTMIGGYFDFLQIMSSTVQGLELMHTSRLFSPMLQLCSMADHAWVVEALILALEYTHDSLARVVLERAMIAGAVHVRLSAGVRLRESLWLDGAPQKWAVKMLLAQLHDVEPQVRLHAAQIVLQACVHPTMLACVLAQQPLLDLLSAEEDTLFLRALSHPASFARLYRSGYVQRQTHAWFARYNAEYVEQAQEALRATFSGDPVPLPPHLYGELTATEEGCAYLRQIGHIELMVRQLQGEDADLEKEHALKSCIWVLGHAGSNDDGLELLLEYDAVQLLAARAKTATTVSLKATCFYAMGLLAKSSQSAPILARYDWTVVQGRDSATALPCDAAQFVALPASAEPSSERAEYLAASTDSDEARIVALLSSLGNSIVAQNTWHALTKLRAKYPAQFQRPALLCRALSLMDSFPMQLGVRRQIWSLFDQMEIAPTLAKELAKLRADLLVSRHEQDAEPQRRHQGQPACKQPTYMYVHPVWPLHRKSISPEPAQEAEADAWTQHITTFAQHCT, translated from the coding sequence ATGGCCGACGTGGATGCGCGGATCGAGCTTGAGGCGCGGATCCGCGATGgggcgcgcagcatgctcCATCAGCTGGACGTGGAAGGTACAGGCAGCGAGATGCTCAAAAGCCAAATTCTGCACGAGCTGCAGGTCGCAGAAAAGCAGCTCATcacgctgcaagcacgcaaagatgcgctgcagcaagaCCTCGCGGAGCTAAAAGCAAGCGGCTATTTTcgcccgcgcgccgtgcgcgcaatTCGCGGGCTAGAAGATCTGAACCGCGCCGAGTCGCCGTTTTCTCTGCCGTATGTCGGCTCCGACGGCGAAACGTACGGGCGGGTAGTGCGCATGTCCAaggtgcttgtgcgcatcCTGTCTATACTTGGCGGGCAGCGGTCGATGCGTCAGGCAGagaatgcgccgccagtgccgccgccgcgcggcgcagcccaATCGCAGGCGCGGATCATGGCGTTTATGGTGCGTATGCTCCAGACCTACCCCAGACTGCGGCACGAGATATCCAACGACTCGTGCATTGTGCCCATCCTGACGGAAGCTGTTGCGCGCGGGAGCAACGACCATGTGCGTGGATACGCATGGCTCTTGCTGCGGTATATCTTGTGTGCCTCGGTGCTGGCCGAACCGCACGTGAATGTGCTGTCCCTGTTTCTGGGATGCgcgttgctgcgcgaagaCAAGCGCGGgttcgagcgcgagcaagcgctcaaatttgtgcgcacgctgctaAGCCTCTTGCCCGAGGCGCATGCGTTGGTCACACCTGGAATCGTGCGCATCCTCGTCGCGATTGCAGAGGCACCTGCAGACCCATTGCGACTGGCCGCGGTTGAGACGCTGGCCGAGCTGGCGCTCCTCGACACGCCGCTCGCAGCGTCCACGTCTGCCCTGCGCCCGATATGGCAGGCGATTTGTGTGGGGCCGCCGGCACGGTCCtgcgcgctcgtgcagTGCCTGCTTGGCCTGCTGGACAggccagcgacgcggcagTATATCTGCCCTGGTATGGACCTTGAGGCTGCATTGGCCAGCTATGCGAGTAACAAGTCCGAGCACGACGTGTCCCAGTGCGTCGCACTGCAGCTCATTTTGTCGTGGCAAGGTTTTTCGTACCTGTGCATGAacggcggtgctgcactgcgcacgctgctcgatgcTCTTCGTCTTGGAAATGagtctgtgcgcgccagcatcctcgagctgctccttTCTCTCTTTCAGCCCGCTGTGCTCTCGGCGCGAGACGACCGCCCAAAGCGTAcgcggccgccgccgatcccattgctgcgcgtgcaggacCAGTACCTTGGTCTTGTTTTGCAGATCATGCTGGACCATGGGCTGATGCCTGCACTTGTAGCGACAGTGCAGCATACGACATCTTTGCGCGATACCGCGGCCTACACGCTCGTACTGGTGCTtcgatttgcgcggcggatcCTGCCCCGGGAGAGTGTTGCGCTCTTGGCATTCCCATCGCTGGTCCATGCGGCATGTCACGGCACCGACGACCAGCTCTCTGCCAAGATGGCGCTCCTGTCCATTGATGCCATGGACGCACGGCTGCCAAAAGAAGCGACAGACGGTGCACCGCCCGATCCTTGTTTCGACGTTGGGCTAGACGATCTGCAATTCCGCGCAATGATCCGCGACTCGAGCGTGACGCGCGAGTACACTACATGGAACTTGGAGGTGATGTGTGAGCTCCTGGGCGGCccgctgcaaagcgcgaaGCGGTTCGAGGAGGCGGCACAATCCACCAAGTTTATCCGCCGCCTCTTGTCTTTCTTTCGCCCGTCCCACCAGCAGTACGTATCGCTGCGTAACTCGGAAGCGAATAAGAAATGgacggcgcttggcattCAACTTTTCCGCGTCTTGCTGATGCATGCAGAAGGGAGAAGCATGCTGATGGAAGACGCGTTCCtggtcgagctgcgcgacgcattcGATCAGCTCGTGCTCAACACGCCCGACGCCCTGTTCAACGAGCGCACAATGCACTCTACCATGATCGGCGGCTACTTTGACTTTCTCCAAATCATGTCGAGCACCGTGCAAGGCTTGGAATTGATGCATACCTCGCGCTTGTTTTCTCCCATGCTCCAACTCTGCAGCATGGCGGATCATGCCTGGGTAGTCGAGGCGCTTATCCTCGCGCTGGAGTACACCCACGActcgctcgcgcgtgtGGTTTTGGAGCGGGCGATGATTGCAGGGGCTGTACATGTGCGTTTGTCTGCCGgcgtgcgtctgcgcgaATCGCTCTGGCTCGACGGGGCACCGCAGAAATGGGCGGTGAAGATGCTGCTGGCGCAACTGCACGACGTGGAACCGCAAGTGCGATTGCATGCGGCACAAATCGTGCTGCAGGCCTGTGTACACCCCACGATGCTCGCctgcgtgcttgcgcagcagccgtTGTTGGACTTGCTGAGTGCCGAAGAAGATACCTtgttcttgcgcgcgctttcgcaCCCCGCCAGCTTTGCACGGCTGTACCGCTCAGGGTACGTACAGCGGCAAACCCACGCTTGGTTTGCGCGGTACAACGCCGAGTATGTGGAACAGGCAcaggaagcgctgcgcgctaCTTTTTCCGGCGACCCTGTGCCGCTCCCGCCGCACCTGTACGGCGAGCTGACGGCGACAGAAGAAGGGTGCGCCTACCTGCGCCAAATAGGCCATATCGAGTTGATGGTGCGACAGCTACAGGGAGAGGATGCCGACTTGGAAAAAGAGCATGCGCTCAAGAGTTGTATTTGGGTTTTGGGCCACGCAGGGAGCAACGATGACGGACTTGAGCTTTTATTGGAGTACGATGCAGTTCAGcttcttgcggcgcgcgcgaaaacAGCGACAACAGTGAGTCTCAAAGCAACGTGTTTTTACGCCATGGGACTCCTCGCGAAATCCagccaaagcgcgccgattCTTGCACGGTACGACTGGACGGTCGTCCAAGGCCGCGATTCGGCAACTGCGCTTccgtgcgatgctgcgcagtTTGTAGCACTTCCTGCCAGTGCCGAACCCTCCAGCGAGCGTGCAGAATACCTCGCAGCCTCGACAGATTccgacgaggcgcggaTCGTGGCACTGCTCTCCAGTCTCGGGAATTCGATTGTCGCGCAGAATACATGGCATGCGCTCACgaaactgcgcgcaaaatacCCCGCCCAATTCCAGCGACCCGCATTGCTGTGCCGTGCACTGTCCTTGATGGACAGCTTCCCTAtgcagctcggcgtgcgACGCCAGATTTGGAGTTTGTTTGACCAGATGGAGATCGCGCCTACGCTCGCAAAAGAACTGGCCAAACTTCGCGCCGATCTCCTCGTCTCGCGCCACGAACAGGACGCGGAGCCGCAAAGGAGACACCAAGGGCAGCCAGCGTGCAAGCAGCCAACCTACATGTACGTCCATCCTG